One window of the Nocardia huaxiensis genome contains the following:
- a CDS encoding branched-chain amino acid ABC transporter permease, whose protein sequence is MTVTALADSAVLAGSIGFDVQGLFDRFWDLTVEGLTYGSIYALVAVGYTLVYGVLRLINFAHSEIFMLGLFGQYVGLMLLGFDPRGNAYNQGMFLTILYLGLAMLIGMAISGGAALGLERVAYRPLRKRGARPLSFLITAIGMSFVIQEFVHYVLPEISDALGLARLGGNNAQEKIKLVEAKEQFNLFGASVTNVTLIIIFAAVVLAATTEILINRTKFGRGIRAVAQDPDTATLMGVSREKVIMLTFLIGGVLAGAAALLFSLRVPEGIMYTSGFVLGIKAFSAAVLGGIGNLRGALLGGLLLGVAEMYGQALFGEAWRDVVAFVLLVAVLMIRPTGILGESLGKARV, encoded by the coding sequence ATGACTGTAACCGCGCTGGCCGACTCGGCCGTGCTCGCCGGTTCGATCGGGTTCGACGTACAGGGACTCTTCGACCGGTTCTGGGATCTGACCGTGGAGGGATTGACCTACGGGTCGATCTACGCGCTGGTGGCCGTCGGCTACACGCTGGTCTACGGTGTGCTGCGACTGATCAACTTCGCGCATTCGGAAATCTTCATGCTGGGATTGTTCGGCCAGTATGTGGGATTGATGCTGCTCGGATTCGATCCCCGCGGCAATGCCTACAACCAGGGCATGTTCCTGACCATCCTGTATCTCGGCCTGGCCATGCTGATCGGCATGGCGATATCGGGCGGCGCCGCATTGGGATTGGAGCGCGTGGCCTATCGGCCGCTGCGCAAACGCGGAGCCAGACCGCTCAGCTTCCTGATCACCGCGATCGGCATGTCGTTCGTCATCCAGGAATTCGTGCACTACGTGCTGCCGGAGATCAGTGACGCGCTGGGACTCGCGCGCCTGGGCGGCAACAACGCGCAGGAGAAGATCAAGCTGGTGGAGGCCAAGGAACAGTTCAATCTGTTCGGCGCCTCGGTCACCAATGTCACGCTGATCATCATCTTCGCCGCGGTGGTTCTCGCCGCGACCACCGAAATCCTCATCAACAGAACGAAATTCGGGCGTGGCATTCGCGCAGTCGCGCAGGACCCGGACACCGCCACGCTGATGGGCGTCTCGCGCGAGAAGGTCATCATGCTGACCTTCCTCATCGGCGGCGTGCTGGCCGGTGCGGCCGCGCTGCTGTTCAGCCTGCGGGTGCCCGAGGGCATCATGTACACGAGCGGATTCGTGCTCGGCATCAAGGCTTTCAGTGCCGCCGTGCTCGGCGGTATCGGCAATCTGCGCGGTGCGCTGCTGGGCGGGCTGCTGCTGGGCGTCGCGGAAATGTACGGCCAGGCCCTGTTCGGTGAGGCCTGGCGCGATGTGGTCGCCTTCGTGCTGCTGGTCGCGGTTCTCATGATCCGGCCCACCGGCATTCTGGGGGAGAGCCTCGGAAAGGCGCGGGTATGA
- a CDS encoding branched-chain amino acid ABC transporter permease, protein MTTTQDKWPAKPTAPQRDMRGVGDAIRSWWDGLSRPMQWAVGVPALIVLALLPLYPPPGLDTPGYSFGLVMAQFAMFALIALGLNVVVGQAGLLDLGYVGFYAVGAYTVGLLTSPESPWHKTDGVFSSEWAWLACVPLAVALTAFSGLILGTPTLRLRGDYLAIVTLGFGEIVRLLADNLGEVTNGSLGLSGIAYPRLGESEELPGGYFSSGHFGDPESSNLLDKANNGVWWYWLAFVLVILVLLIVGNLERSRVGRAWVAIREDEDAAEIMGVPTFKFKLWAFMIGAGIGGLSGAIYAGQVQFVNPPVFNIINSMLFLCAVVIGGSGNKLGVIMGAFLIAWLPIRLRSVEVAGTSLGDYKYLMFGIVLVVMMIFRPQGLFPVRQKLLTYGRQITRAVRRPGQDAGTTGAQQ, encoded by the coding sequence ATGACGACGACACAGGACAAATGGCCGGCCAAACCCACTGCGCCGCAACGCGATATGCGCGGCGTGGGGGATGCGATCCGCAGTTGGTGGGACGGGCTGTCGCGGCCCATGCAGTGGGCCGTGGGCGTGCCCGCGCTGATCGTGCTGGCGCTGCTGCCGCTGTACCCGCCGCCCGGACTCGACACTCCCGGATACAGTTTCGGGCTGGTCATGGCGCAGTTCGCCATGTTCGCGCTGATCGCGCTGGGCTTGAATGTCGTTGTGGGGCAGGCGGGTCTGCTCGACCTCGGGTATGTCGGCTTCTACGCGGTCGGCGCGTACACGGTCGGTCTGCTCACCAGCCCGGAGAGCCCGTGGCACAAGACCGACGGCGTGTTCTCCTCGGAGTGGGCGTGGCTGGCGTGCGTGCCCTTGGCGGTGGCGCTCACCGCGTTCTCCGGATTGATTCTCGGTACCCCCACCCTGCGTCTGCGCGGTGACTATCTGGCCATCGTGACATTGGGTTTCGGTGAGATCGTGCGCCTGCTCGCCGACAATCTCGGCGAGGTCACCAATGGCAGCCTCGGGCTGTCGGGCATCGCCTACCCGCGGCTCGGCGAATCCGAGGAGCTGCCGGGCGGATACTTCTCCTCCGGCCATTTCGGTGACCCCGAGAGCTCGAACCTGTTGGACAAGGCCAACAATGGCGTGTGGTGGTACTGGCTGGCCTTCGTGCTGGTGATCCTGGTGCTGCTGATCGTCGGCAATCTGGAGCGCAGCCGCGTCGGCCGCGCCTGGGTCGCCATTCGCGAGGACGAGGACGCCGCCGAGATCATGGGCGTGCCCACCTTCAAGTTCAAGCTGTGGGCGTTCATGATCGGCGCGGGCATCGGCGGGCTGTCGGGTGCGATCTACGCCGGGCAGGTGCAGTTCGTGAATCCGCCGGTGTTCAACATCATCAACTCGATGCTGTTCCTGTGTGCGGTCGTCATCGGCGGCTCCGGCAACAAGCTCGGTGTCATCATGGGCGCGTTCCTGATCGCCTGGCTGCCCATCCGGCTGCGCTCGGTGGAGGTCGCCGGGACGTCCCTCGGCGACTACAAATATCTGATGTTCGGCATCGTGCTGGTCGTCATGATGATCTTCCGGCCGCAGGGTTTGTTCCCGGTCCGGCAGAAACTGCTCACTTACGGCCGGCAGATCACCCGCGCGGTGCGCAGGCCGGGCCAAGACGCGGGGACGACAGGAGCTCAGCAATGA
- a CDS encoding ABC transporter ATP-binding protein, whose amino-acid sequence MTGPGAGGALFDNEDMRAGYTAPPEEETSAGTVDVTEVLPVLSDASVVADVVAPHREIETAVGEPLLRTDGLTVKFGGLTALDDVTFEIRRGEILGLIGPNGAGKTTCFNAITGVYRPAAGTVYFDGKPLTTFKRNQITRLGIARTFQNIRLFGEMTALENVVVGTDARHKTSVPGAVFRTARHRREEHDAIERGMALLEFVGIAPRAVEKARNLSYGDQRRLEIARALATEPKLLCLDEPAAGFNPSEKSALMDLIRKIRDDGFTVLLIEHDMRLVMGVTDRIVVLEFGRKIADGLPTEIRENPKVIAAYLGVPDEEEGEAP is encoded by the coding sequence ATGACCGGGCCGGGCGCGGGTGGCGCGCTGTTCGACAACGAAGACATGCGGGCCGGGTACACCGCCCCGCCGGAAGAGGAAACCAGCGCGGGCACGGTCGACGTGACCGAGGTGCTGCCGGTGCTCTCCGATGCGTCCGTGGTCGCGGATGTCGTTGCGCCGCACCGGGAAATCGAGACCGCCGTCGGCGAGCCCCTGCTGCGCACCGACGGACTGACGGTGAAATTCGGTGGTCTCACCGCCCTGGACGATGTGACCTTCGAGATCCGCCGCGGCGAGATCCTCGGGCTCATCGGCCCCAACGGCGCGGGCAAGACCACCTGCTTCAACGCCATCACCGGCGTGTACCGGCCGGCGGCGGGCACCGTCTACTTCGACGGCAAACCGCTCACCACCTTCAAACGCAATCAGATCACCCGGCTCGGCATTGCCCGCACCTTCCAGAACATTCGCTTGTTCGGGGAGATGACGGCGCTCGAGAACGTGGTCGTCGGCACCGACGCCCGGCACAAGACCTCGGTTCCCGGCGCGGTGTTCCGCACCGCCCGGCATCGCCGCGAGGAACACGACGCCATCGAAAGAGGCATGGCGCTGCTGGAATTCGTCGGAATCGCCCCGCGCGCGGTGGAGAAGGCCCGCAACCTCTCCTACGGCGATCAGCGCCGCCTGGAGATCGCCCGCGCGCTCGCCACCGAACCGAAACTGCTGTGCCTGGACGAACCCGCCGCGGGCTTCAACCCCAGCGAGAAGTCCGCCCTCATGGATCTGATCCGCAAGATCCGCGACGACGGCTTCACCGTGCTGCTCATCGAACACGACATGCGCCTGGTCATGGGTGTCACCGACCGCATCGTCGTGCTCGAGTTCGGCCGCAAGATCGCCGACGGCCTCCCCACCGAGATCCGCGAGAACCCGAAGGTCATCGCCGCCTACCTGGGCGTCCCCGACGAGGAAGAGGGTGAAGCCCCATGA
- a CDS encoding ABC transporter ATP-binding protein, with amino-acid sequence MTSLEKKSSTPLLEVEDMVVNYGRIQALHGISLSVSEGELVTLLGANGAGKTTTMRALSGLLPLSGGRILFQGKDITRVKAHDRVTLGLIQAPEGRGIFPGMTVQENLDMGCYARTFKQKSEYKETLDWVLSLFPRVAERRTQVGGTLSGGEQQMVAIARSLMARPKLLLLDEPSMGLAPMVIQQIFRIIADINAQGTTVLLVEQNAQQALTRSHRAYILETGEVTKTGPGRELLHDPAVKSAYLGVG; translated from the coding sequence ATGACATCACTCGAGAAGAAGTCGTCCACCCCCCTCCTCGAAGTCGAGGACATGGTGGTCAACTACGGCAGAATCCAAGCCCTGCACGGCATTTCCCTGTCGGTCAGCGAAGGTGAACTGGTAACCCTGCTCGGCGCCAACGGCGCCGGCAAAACCACCACCATGCGCGCCCTCTCCGGCCTCCTCCCCCTGAGCGGCGGCCGAATCCTCTTCCAGGGCAAAGACATAACCCGCGTGAAAGCCCACGACCGAGTAACCCTGGGCCTGATCCAGGCCCCGGAAGGCCGAGGCATCTTCCCGGGTATGACAGTCCAGGAAAACCTCGACATGGGCTGCTACGCCCGCACCTTCAAACAGAAATCCGAATACAAGGAAACCCTCGACTGGGTCCTCTCCCTCTTCCCCCGAGTAGCCGAACGCCGCACCCAGGTGGGCGGCACCCTCTCCGGCGGCGAACAACAAATGGTGGCCATCGCCCGCTCCCTCATGGCCCGCCCCAAACTCCTCCTGCTGGACGAGCCGTCAATGGGCCTGGCCCCCATGGTGATTCAACAGATCTTCCGAATCATCGCCGACATCAACGCCCAGGGCACCACAGTCCTGCTCGTAGAACAGAACGCCCAACAGGCCCTGACCCGCAGCCACCGTGCCTACATCCTGGAAACAGGCGAGGTAACCAAAACCGGCCCCGGCCGAGAACTCCTCCACGACCCCGCCGTCAAATCCGCCTACCTCGGCGTCGGCTGA
- a CDS encoding RidA family protein, whose protein sequence is MDLIPHNPTDGVYPATGDYIHAHEVRDASRFLFISGTMGLDPTGRPGATLEDQLDLIWSNIRRILAAADMTVDNIVRTTAYLRDAAYAETNAEARVAALNGRVIPTTSIVAATLDNDWLVEIEAIAAA, encoded by the coding sequence ATGGACCTGATACCGCACAACCCCACCGACGGCGTCTACCCCGCCACCGGCGACTACATCCATGCCCACGAGGTGCGCGATGCCAGCCGATTCCTGTTCATCTCCGGCACCATGGGCCTGGACCCCACCGGTCGGCCGGGCGCGACACTGGAAGACCAACTCGACCTGATCTGGTCCAACATCCGGCGGATCCTCGCCGCCGCGGACATGACCGTCGACAATATCGTCCGCACCACCGCATACCTCCGAGACGCCGCCTACGCCGAAACCAATGCCGAGGCCCGCGTAGCCGCCTTGAATGGGCGTGTCATCCCCACCACCTCGATCGTGGCCGCGACATTGGACAATGACTGGCTGGTCGAGATCGAGGCTATCGCGGCCGCCTGA
- a CDS encoding MAC/perforin domain-containing protein, with the protein MSLIPGATAIGRGFNILGEYSANSLMDQIIDLGPDTRTWEYPPTGTVYSVPDNAGPVEFTHTTGSSYVYNTIEQFQSHFSQKAGVQASYGGCSAQFDLAYKKTETTDQSYYYCIFEADFTAWKLNVNHTSSQWVSSDFKNDPDVANLPATFTPQNQEKFFTVFRKWGTHLVTQVTVGGSLDYYEAVQTLYSSNEETVRANVTLEYNAVFVSSKAESQTEWDTLGKTWADSRIVTVNATGGDISLLNSLTPGYGSSDSVQFDAWSKELMKNPAAVEYELRPLNVLFSGDQASAVSEALEAYTNGAIFTYASTDYAQGKAPGGGNVLTGWGILANGNVAVPNPPVTPPPPTVVAPGQAAPVGGYQLALFDQLTFEPIMSHLYYQTYEPNSLSPDPSIYTTMMNDLNAVTARGYVAAVSGFAIDLLNYPSQDFQHWLLSIGATMAGWKKFIGYPDKAGSACYVVVGRQGAAPGMALELLQAVYSPNDWLNEPYYFNMNASVVALTYARTANAISKEHTIGSIAEAEPMPPEQPQHPGHGHKPPRGRDKEHAPKRRP; encoded by the coding sequence ATGTCGTTGATACCCGGCGCGACCGCCATCGGACGCGGATTCAATATTCTCGGTGAGTACAGCGCCAACTCGTTGATGGACCAGATAATCGATCTCGGTCCCGATACCAGGACCTGGGAATACCCGCCGACCGGGACCGTCTATTCGGTTCCGGACAATGCCGGGCCGGTGGAGTTCACGCACACCACGGGTTCCTCCTACGTGTACAACACGATCGAACAGTTCCAATCGCACTTTTCACAGAAGGCGGGGGTGCAGGCGTCCTACGGCGGATGCAGCGCGCAATTCGATCTTGCCTACAAAAAGACGGAAACAACCGACCAGTCGTACTACTACTGCATTTTCGAAGCCGACTTCACGGCGTGGAAGCTGAATGTCAACCACACCTCGTCGCAATGGGTCAGCTCGGATTTCAAGAACGACCCGGATGTGGCGAACCTGCCCGCCACCTTCACGCCGCAGAATCAGGAGAAGTTCTTCACCGTATTCCGCAAGTGGGGAACACATCTGGTGACACAGGTGACCGTGGGTGGCAGCCTCGACTACTACGAGGCCGTGCAAACCCTGTACTCCTCCAACGAGGAAACCGTGCGGGCGAACGTGACGCTGGAGTACAACGCCGTCTTCGTCTCCAGCAAGGCCGAATCGCAGACCGAGTGGGACACCCTGGGCAAGACGTGGGCCGACAGCCGGATCGTCACGGTCAATGCCACCGGGGGTGACATCAGCCTGCTGAACTCGCTGACCCCCGGCTACGGCTCCTCGGACTCGGTCCAATTCGATGCCTGGTCCAAAGAGTTGATGAAGAATCCCGCCGCCGTCGAGTACGAACTGCGGCCGCTGAACGTATTGTTCTCCGGCGATCAGGCGTCGGCGGTGTCAGAAGCCCTGGAGGCCTACACCAATGGCGCGATCTTCACCTACGCCTCCACCGATTACGCGCAGGGCAAAGCGCCGGGCGGCGGCAATGTGCTCACGGGGTGGGGCATTCTCGCCAATGGCAATGTGGCGGTACCGAACCCGCCGGTGACCCCGCCGCCGCCCACCGTGGTGGCTCCCGGACAGGCGGCACCGGTCGGCGGATATCAGCTGGCGTTGTTCGATCAACTGACCTTCGAACCGATCATGTCCCACCTGTATTACCAGACCTACGAACCGAATTCGCTGTCCCCCGACCCGTCCATCTATACCACGATGATGAACGATCTGAATGCCGTCACCGCTCGCGGCTATGTGGCGGCCGTGAGCGGTTTCGCCATCGACCTCCTGAACTATCCGTCCCAGGATTTCCAGCACTGGCTGCTCAGCATCGGAGCCACCATGGCCGGCTGGAAGAAATTCATCGGCTACCCCGACAAGGCCGGCTCGGCCTGCTATGTCGTCGTGGGCAGACAGGGCGCGGCACCGGGAATGGCACTCGAACTACTCCAGGCCGTCTACTCCCCCAATGACTGGCTCAACGAGCCCTACTACTTCAACATGAACGCCTCGGTGGTCGCCCTCACCTACGCGCGCACCGCCAACGCGATCAGCAAGGAGCACACCATCGGCTCCATCGCCGAAGCCGAACCCATGCCTCCCGAACAACCACAGCACCCGGGACACGGCCACAAGCCGCCGCGCGGCCGCGACAAGGAGCACGCCCCGAAGCGCCGCCCCTGA
- the polA gene encoding DNA polymerase I — MTSASTDQRPSVLSASGSGEQPTLLLLDGHSLAYRAFYALPAENFKTAGGQTTNAVYGFTAMLINLLRDEKPTHVAAAFDVSRKTFRTEAYPEYKANRITTPDEFRGQVEITQEVLGALGIPVMAIDGYEADDVIATLTTQAVPEGFRVLIVTGDRDSLQLVNDNVTVLYPKKGVSELTRFTPAAVEEKYGLTPQQYPDFAALRGDPSDNLPGIPGVGEKTAAKWVREYGSLETLVDQVDKVKGKVGDALRANLSSVVLNRQLTEMVKDVPLPYTPEQLGVQPWNREKIHSLFDELEFRVLRDRLFDTLAPVEPEAESGFEISGSALAAGTVADWLAEHAKSGVRHGVSVVGVGSPVHGDVQAIALAAADGEGAYIDVHTLTPEDEKALGAWLADPETAKALHEAKSAMHALRGRGWVLGGLTSDTALAAYLILPGQRTFNLEDLSLRYLSRELRVDNAGETQLSLLDDEDQVDAEVANAQMLRARAVFDLADAFDTELDRIESTALLGDMELPLLSVLADLEHAGIAVDAAQLEELQRQFADRVADAANSAYGVIGKQINLGSPKQLQVVLFDELDMPKTKRTKTGYTTDADALESLYEKTQHPFLQHLLEHRDATRLKVTVDGLLKSVADDGRIHTTFNQTVAATGRLSSTEPNLQNIPIRTDTGRRIRDTFVVGPGYESLMTADYSQIEMRIMAHLSKDEGLIEAFNSGEDLHNFVASKAFDIPIADVDPELRRRIKAMSYGLAYGLSAYGLSQQLKISADEAKVQMDIYFNRFGAIRDYLQDAVDKARKTGYTETLFGRRRYLPDLDSSNRQRREAAERMALNAPIQGTAADIIKVAMIDTQRAIRDAGLESRMLLQIHDELVFEVAPGEREALESLAREHMSNAIELSVPLEVSVGVGRSWDAAAH, encoded by the coding sequence GTGACCTCAGCCTCTACCGATCAGCGTCCGAGTGTCCTGTCTGCCTCCGGCTCCGGTGAGCAGCCCACGTTGCTGCTGCTGGACGGGCATTCGCTGGCCTACCGCGCGTTCTACGCGCTGCCGGCGGAGAACTTCAAGACCGCGGGCGGCCAGACCACCAACGCGGTGTACGGGTTCACCGCGATGTTGATCAACCTGCTGCGCGACGAGAAGCCCACCCATGTGGCCGCGGCGTTCGATGTGAGCCGCAAGACCTTCCGCACCGAGGCGTACCCGGAGTACAAGGCCAACCGCATCACCACGCCGGACGAGTTCCGCGGTCAGGTGGAGATCACCCAGGAAGTGCTGGGGGCACTGGGCATTCCGGTCATGGCCATCGACGGCTACGAGGCCGACGACGTCATCGCCACCCTCACCACGCAGGCCGTGCCAGAGGGCTTCCGGGTCCTGATCGTCACCGGCGACCGCGACTCCCTGCAGTTGGTCAATGACAACGTCACCGTGCTGTACCCGAAGAAGGGCGTCTCCGAGCTCACCCGCTTCACCCCCGCCGCGGTCGAGGAGAAGTACGGCCTGACCCCGCAGCAGTACCCCGATTTCGCGGCCCTGCGCGGCGACCCGTCCGACAACCTGCCCGGCATCCCCGGCGTGGGGGAGAAGACCGCCGCCAAATGGGTCCGCGAGTACGGCAGCCTCGAAACGCTCGTCGATCAGGTCGACAAGGTCAAGGGCAAGGTCGGAGATGCCTTGCGCGCCAACCTGTCCAGCGTCGTGCTGAACCGTCAGCTCACCGAGATGGTGAAGGACGTCCCGCTCCCGTACACGCCCGAGCAACTGGGCGTGCAGCCGTGGAACCGCGAGAAGATCCACTCCCTGTTCGACGAGCTGGAGTTCCGTGTCCTGCGTGACCGCCTCTTCGACACCCTCGCCCCCGTGGAGCCCGAAGCCGAGTCCGGCTTCGAGATCAGCGGCAGCGCCCTGGCCGCCGGCACGGTAGCCGACTGGCTGGCCGAACACGCCAAATCCGGTGTGCGCCATGGCGTCTCCGTGGTCGGCGTCGGCTCGCCCGTCCACGGCGACGTGCAGGCCATCGCCCTGGCCGCCGCCGACGGTGAGGGCGCCTATATCGACGTCCACACCCTGACCCCCGAGGACGAGAAGGCGCTCGGCGCCTGGCTCGCCGACCCCGAGACCGCGAAAGCCTTGCACGAGGCCAAGTCCGCCATGCACGCCCTGCGTGGCCGCGGCTGGGTCCTCGGCGGCCTCACCAGCGACACCGCCCTCGCCGCCTATCTGATCCTCCCCGGCCAGCGCACCTTCAACCTCGAAGACCTCTCCCTGCGCTACCTGAGCCGCGAGTTGCGCGTGGACAATGCCGGCGAGACCCAGCTGTCCCTGCTCGACGACGAAGACCAGGTCGACGCCGAGGTCGCGAATGCCCAGATGTTGCGCGCCCGAGCCGTTTTCGATCTCGCCGACGCCTTCGACACCGAACTCGACCGCATCGAATCCACCGCCCTGCTCGGCGATATGGAACTCCCGCTCCTGAGCGTCCTCGCCGACCTGGAGCACGCCGGCATCGCCGTCGACGCCGCGCAGCTCGAGGAACTCCAGCGCCAGTTCGCCGACCGCGTGGCCGATGCCGCCAATTCCGCGTACGGCGTGATCGGCAAACAGATCAATCTCGGCTCGCCCAAACAGCTCCAGGTGGTCCTGTTCGATGAACTCGACATGCCGAAAACCAAGCGCACCAAAACCGGCTACACCACCGACGCCGACGCGCTGGAGAGCCTCTACGAGAAGACTCAGCACCCGTTCCTGCAGCACCTGCTGGAACACCGCGACGCCACCCGCCTGAAGGTCACCGTCGACGGCCTGCTGAAGTCGGTGGCCGACGACGGCCGCATCCACACCACCTTCAACCAGACGGTCGCAGCCACCGGCCGCCTCTCCTCGACCGAGCCGAATCTCCAGAACATCCCGATCCGCACCGACACCGGCCGCCGCATCCGTGACACCTTCGTGGTCGGCCCCGGCTACGAGTCGCTCATGACCGCCGACTACAGCCAGATCGAAATGCGGATCATGGCCCACCTGTCGAAGGACGAGGGCCTGATCGAGGCTTTCAATTCCGGCGAGGACCTGCACAACTTCGTGGCCTCCAAGGCCTTCGACATCCCCATCGCCGACGTCGACCCCGAACTGCGCCGCCGCATCAAGGCCATGTCGTACGGTCTCGCCTACGGCCTGTCCGCCTACGGCCTGTCCCAGCAGTTGAAGATCAGCGCCGACGAGGCGAAGGTCCAAATGGACATCTACTTCAACCGCTTCGGCGCCATCCGCGACTACCTCCAAGACGCCGTGGACAAGGCCCGCAAAACCGGCTACACCGAAACCCTCTTTGGCCGCCGCCGCTACCTGCCCGACCTCGACTCGTCCAACCGCCAACGCCGCGAGGCGGCCGAACGCATGGCCCTCAACGCCCCCATCCAGGGCACGGCCGCCGACATCATCAAGGTCGCCATGATCGACACCCAGCGCGCCATCCGCGACGCGGGCCTCGAGTCCCGCATGCTCCTCCAAATCCACGACGAACTCGTCTTCGAGGTAGCCCCCGGCGAACGCGAAGCCCTGGAATCCCTTGCCCGAGAACACATGTCCAACGCCATAGAACTCTCCGTCCCCTTGGAGGTCTCGGTAGGCGTAGGCCGCAGCTGGGACGCCGCAGCCCACTAA